In Neorhodopirellula lusitana, a genomic segment contains:
- a CDS encoding DNA-methyltransferase, which produces MSIAKSKNQVHQGDCVKLLGEVEEGSVDLVFADPPFNIGYDYDVYDDTQQSDDYLKWCRQWIDGVYRALKPDGTFWLAIGDEYAAELKIEAQKAGFQCRSWVIWYYTFGVNCVNGFSRSHTHLFHFVKDPKKFTFNRPNPQIRVKSARQLVYADNRANPNGRLPDNTWILRPQDAPTSFSPSHDTWYFARVAGTFKEREGFHGCQMPEQLLARIIRSSSSPQDLVLDPFGGSGTTMSVAKKLGRQWMGFELSEDYATYINERLAKTQVGDPIDGAEDPIQSSPSTKQGKRRPKPFSEETEKAVIAAYEKAGNGYPAEYIMCDMDLNKEFIAECRERGVTGSAFIWNRYLFHLRKQGKLPKSTQQPPRISSAEINRYGYASEVAWRLLAIDYQKTLDDILCSPEFASEFDRLAALYGPADVTPIEYRRAALSIRKRTKPARELAVEKFSKWMKKKIRPIAIDDFQNAEFEVPGVFVLRHEEASIFAGESENMREQIALMMDNPSWQELEPDSILPIKNNDNFATRFALKAALVQRELPALNCRLWASDSELPV; this is translated from the coding sequence GTGTCGATAGCGAAATCAAAGAATCAAGTTCATCAGGGCGACTGCGTCAAGCTTCTCGGTGAAGTCGAGGAAGGCTCGGTTGATCTGGTTTTCGCCGATCCGCCCTTCAATATCGGCTACGACTACGACGTTTACGACGACACCCAACAATCCGATGATTACCTGAAATGGTGCCGGCAGTGGATCGATGGCGTCTATCGAGCGTTGAAGCCCGATGGCACGTTCTGGTTGGCGATCGGGGACGAGTACGCAGCCGAACTGAAGATTGAGGCTCAAAAAGCTGGCTTCCAGTGTCGCAGTTGGGTCATCTGGTATTACACCTTTGGCGTGAACTGCGTGAACGGATTCAGTCGCTCTCACACGCACCTCTTTCACTTCGTCAAAGACCCCAAGAAGTTCACCTTCAACCGGCCCAATCCACAGATCCGAGTGAAGTCGGCAAGGCAGTTGGTCTACGCCGACAATCGTGCCAACCCCAACGGTCGGTTGCCGGACAACACTTGGATCCTGCGTCCTCAGGATGCACCGACCAGTTTCAGCCCGAGTCATGACACGTGGTACTTCGCACGTGTCGCGGGCACGTTCAAAGAGCGTGAGGGCTTTCACGGATGTCAGATGCCGGAGCAATTGCTCGCGCGGATCATTCGTTCATCCAGTAGCCCACAAGACTTAGTGCTCGACCCGTTCGGCGGCAGCGGGACGACGATGAGCGTTGCCAAGAAACTTGGCCGACAATGGATGGGGTTCGAGCTATCGGAAGACTATGCGACTTACATCAACGAGCGGTTGGCCAAGACGCAAGTTGGTGATCCGATCGATGGGGCGGAAGATCCGATTCAAAGTTCCCCGAGCACCAAGCAAGGTAAACGTCGCCCCAAGCCGTTCAGCGAAGAGACCGAGAAGGCGGTGATTGCGGCGTATGAGAAAGCCGGGAATGGCTACCCGGCCGAGTACATTATGTGCGACATGGATCTCAACAAAGAGTTTATCGCCGAGTGTCGTGAACGCGGTGTGACTGGCAGTGCATTCATTTGGAATCGGTATCTGTTCCACTTACGGAAGCAGGGGAAACTTCCCAAGTCGACTCAGCAACCACCTCGCATTAGTTCGGCGGAAATCAATCGCTACGGCTATGCGAGCGAAGTGGCATGGCGACTTTTGGCGATCGACTATCAAAAGACGCTTGATGATATTTTGTGTTCCCCGGAGTTTGCCAGTGAGTTCGATCGGTTGGCAGCCTTATACGGCCCGGCTGACGTGACGCCGATCGAGTACCGGCGAGCGGCACTGTCGATTCGCAAACGAACGAAGCCGGCTCGAGAGCTTGCTGTGGAGAAGTTCAGTAAGTGGATGAAGAAGAAGATCCGGCCGATCGCAATTGACGATTTTCAAAACGCGGAATTTGAAGTGCCAGGCGTTTTTGTTCTGCGTCATGAAGAGGCGAGCATCTTCGCGGGCGAAAGCGAAAACATGCGTGAGCAGATTGCATTGATGATGGACAATCCAAGCTGGCAGGAGTTGGAACCTGATTCGATCCTGCCCATCAAGAACAACGATAATTTCGCGACTCGGTTTGCATTGAAAGCGGCCTTGGTTCAGCGAGAGCTACCGGCGCTGAATTGCAGGTTGTGGGCATCCGACTCGGAGTTGCCGGTTTAA
- a CDS encoding NADH:ubiquinone reductase (Na(+)-transporting) subunit D, protein MAKKPIDVLVDPLVNNNPITLQILGICSALAVTTKMETSLVMALAVIAVTAFSNLAVSAIRSYIPSSIRIIVQMTVIASLVIVVDQFLKAYFFDISKQLSVFVGLIITNCIVMGRAEGFAMKNSAGLSFLDGIGNGLGYGFVLLVVAFFRELFGNGSLFGVTILELNRNGGWYNPNGLMLLPPSAFFIIGFMIWIIRLNKPEQIEKA, encoded by the coding sequence ATGGCTAAAAAACCTATCGACGTTCTTGTCGACCCATTGGTCAACAACAATCCGATCACGCTACAGATCCTTGGGATTTGTTCAGCACTTGCCGTGACGACTAAGATGGAAACGTCGTTGGTGATGGCACTCGCGGTGATCGCGGTGACCGCGTTCAGTAACCTCGCCGTCAGTGCGATTCGGTCGTACATCCCTAGCAGCATTCGGATCATCGTTCAGATGACCGTGATTGCTTCGCTAGTGATTGTGGTCGACCAGTTCCTGAAGGCTTACTTCTTTGACATCAGCAAGCAACTTTCGGTCTTCGTCGGATTGATCATCACGAACTGCATCGTGATGGGTCGAGCAGAAGGCTTTGCGATGAAGAACTCCGCTGGCTTGAGCTTCCTGGACGGGATCGGTAACGGTCTTGGTTATGGATTCGTCTTGTTGGTTGTCGCGTTCTTCCGCGAACTATTTGGTAACGGTTCCTTATTCGGTGTCACCATTTTGGAACTCAACCGCAACGGCGGCTGGTACAACCCCAACGGGTTGATGCTATTGCCACCCAGTGCGTTTTTCATCATCGGATTCATGATCTGGATCATCCGACTCAATAAGCCCGAACAAATCGAAAAGGCCTGA
- the nqrE gene encoding NADH:ubiquinone reductase (Na(+)-transporting) subunit E gives MLEAHLSIFFKAVFVENLALAFFLGMCTFLAVSQNVKTAIGLGIAVIAIETITVPANQLIYSCLLKKGALTWAQGMVSTSTINFAEVDLTFLGFISYIGVIAALVQILEMFLDRFIPSLYNALGIFLPLITVNCAILGASLFMQDRNYTFPESITYGFGCGVGWALAIMALAGIREKLKYSDVPPPLRGLGITFITVGLMSLAFMSFSGIQL, from the coding sequence ATTCTCGAAGCTCACCTGAGCATTTTCTTTAAGGCGGTATTCGTCGAGAATCTTGCCTTGGCATTCTTTCTCGGTATGTGCACGTTCTTGGCTGTTAGCCAAAACGTTAAGACTGCGATTGGTCTAGGGATCGCTGTGATTGCGATTGAAACCATCACGGTTCCGGCTAACCAGTTGATCTACAGTTGCTTGCTCAAGAAGGGTGCCCTGACTTGGGCGCAGGGCATGGTCTCGACATCAACGATTAACTTCGCGGAGGTCGACCTGACCTTCTTGGGGTTCATTAGTTACATCGGCGTGATTGCGGCGTTGGTTCAAATCCTGGAAATGTTCTTGGACCGATTCATCCCATCGCTTTACAACGCGTTGGGGATCTTCTTGCCTTTGATCACTGTGAACTGTGCCATCTTGGGTGCATCGTTGTTCATGCAAGATCGCAACTACACGTTCCCCGAATCGATCACCTACGGCTTCGGTTGTGGCGTGGGCTGGGCACTGGCGATCATGGCATTGGCTGGGATTCGCGAGAAACTGAAATACAGCGACGTGCCACCACCGCTTCGCGGCCTGGGAATCACGTTCATTACCGTTGGACTGATGTCACTGGCATTCATGTCATTCAGCGGTATCCAACTTTAG
- a CDS encoding DUF3748 domain-containing protein gives MKQITFGDDNILLTNISVWSHDGQWIVFDTRSDRDGANFDCDWIGRVHVDSGTVEKLYLAKHGAKVGVVTASPTDERLVFIHGPEHPTSDWSYNAFHRQGCVIAQQAGSTDDAIWQSSQLDARDIVSPFTPGALRGGSHVHVFSGDGQWVSFTYEDHVLATTDEANCQRNQRNVGVSVPVQSVVVPKTHPRNQDGSHFSVLVSQTSDNPRPGSDEISRAYSDAWVGQDGYRRADGGLQKRSIAFIGDCVDESGQTVPELFVVDLPNAVTHAGEGPLCGTSTTRPVPPAGTCQRRITRTTDRTFPGVHGVRHWPRSSPDGEVIAFLMRDDHGVSQLWRVSPRGTDLRQLTTGDLPIASAFSFRCDGAMIACVIGDRVCEVDVQTGEVVTLTLSDHSASPPLELACVYSPDGKSIAYLRRLRSATGEANQVFVCRTSCR, from the coding sequence TTGAAACAGATCACGTTCGGCGACGACAACATCTTGCTGACCAATATTTCAGTGTGGTCACACGACGGTCAGTGGATCGTTTTCGACACACGCAGTGATCGTGATGGCGCGAATTTCGATTGCGATTGGATAGGGCGTGTGCACGTTGATAGCGGAACCGTGGAGAAACTGTATCTCGCAAAACACGGTGCCAAAGTGGGTGTCGTGACTGCCAGTCCGACTGACGAACGACTTGTTTTCATTCATGGGCCGGAGCATCCGACGAGCGACTGGAGTTACAACGCGTTTCACCGACAGGGTTGTGTCATCGCTCAACAGGCTGGCTCGACTGACGATGCGATTTGGCAATCGAGCCAACTGGATGCCCGAGACATCGTGTCACCGTTCACGCCGGGGGCTCTTCGCGGCGGGAGCCACGTGCATGTTTTCAGTGGCGATGGACAGTGGGTGAGTTTCACTTACGAAGATCATGTGTTGGCAACGACGGATGAAGCGAATTGTCAGCGGAATCAACGCAATGTCGGTGTCAGTGTGCCGGTGCAGTCCGTGGTGGTTCCGAAGACGCATCCACGGAATCAGGATGGTTCGCACTTCAGTGTGTTGGTGTCTCAAACATCGGATAATCCGCGGCCCGGCAGCGATGAGATCAGTCGCGCGTACAGTGATGCGTGGGTGGGGCAAGATGGTTATCGTCGGGCGGACGGCGGATTGCAAAAGCGATCGATTGCATTCATCGGTGACTGCGTCGACGAGTCCGGCCAAACGGTGCCGGAATTGTTTGTGGTTGATCTTCCGAATGCGGTAACGCATGCAGGCGAGGGTCCGCTTTGCGGCACCTCGACGACGCGACCTGTTCCACCAGCGGGGACGTGCCAGCGGCGAATCACACGGACCACCGACCGGACTTTTCCCGGCGTGCATGGCGTTCGTCATTGGCCTCGCAGCAGCCCGGATGGCGAGGTGATCGCGTTCCTGATGCGAGATGATCACGGCGTGTCGCAGCTCTGGCGGGTCTCGCCGCGGGGAACGGATCTGCGTCAGTTGACGACCGGTGACTTACCGATCGCATCCGCATTCAGCTTTCGTTGTGATGGAGCGATGATCGCTTGCGTGATTGGGGATCGCGTGTGTGAGGTGGATGTGCAAACGGGTGAAGTTGTCACACTGACACTTAGTGACCATTCGGCTTCCCCGCCACTTGAGTTGGCGTGTGTCTATTCGCCCGATGGAAAGTCGATCGCGTATCTGCGACGGCTGAGATCAGCGACTGGTGAAGCGAATCAGGTCTTTGTTTGTCGCACCTCTTGCAGGTGA
- the nqrF gene encoding NADH:ubiquinone reductase (Na(+)-transporting) subunit F — MLSSYALLSEVAPSAVVALGVVMFTTVVIALVMIILAAKKQLVASGPVKILINHQKEISVPAGGKLLGALADAGVFVSSACGGGGTCAQCKVKIEEGGGDLLPTEEGHINKKEAAEGERLSCQVAVKQDMVVEVPPEAFDTKKWECTVRSNDNVATFIKEFVLELPEGEEVDFRAGGYIQIECPPHEVAYKDFDIAEEYHPDWDQFNIWRYVSKVDEPVVRAYSMANYPGEKGIIMLNIRVASPPPRAPEGTPPGQMSSYIFSLKPGDKATISGPYGEFFIKDSEAEMVYIGGGAGMAPLRSHIFELFKREETTRKVSYWYGGRSLRELFYIEHFREIEEKFPNFKFNIALSEPAPEDNWEGYVGFIHQVLLDNYLKSHPAPEDIEYYICGPPMMNAAVFRMLDDLGVEPENIAYDDFGG, encoded by the coding sequence ATGCTTTCCTCGTACGCATTGCTTTCTGAAGTCGCTCCTAGCGCTGTTGTCGCTTTGGGTGTCGTCATGTTCACGACGGTCGTGATCGCATTGGTGATGATTATTTTGGCTGCCAAGAAGCAACTTGTTGCATCGGGTCCGGTCAAGATCTTGATCAACCACCAAAAAGAGATCTCGGTCCCCGCAGGTGGCAAGCTGCTCGGTGCTTTGGCCGACGCAGGCGTGTTCGTATCCAGTGCCTGTGGTGGCGGTGGTACTTGTGCTCAGTGCAAGGTAAAGATCGAAGAAGGTGGCGGCGATTTGCTACCCACCGAAGAAGGTCACATCAACAAGAAGGAAGCTGCCGAAGGCGAGCGTTTGAGCTGCCAGGTGGCGGTCAAGCAAGACATGGTGGTGGAAGTTCCACCGGAAGCATTCGACACCAAAAAGTGGGAATGCACCGTTCGCAGCAACGACAACGTGGCAACCTTCATTAAGGAGTTTGTTCTGGAACTTCCCGAAGGTGAGGAGGTTGACTTCCGTGCCGGTGGTTACATCCAAATCGAATGCCCACCCCACGAGGTTGCTTACAAAGACTTCGACATTGCCGAAGAGTATCACCCCGACTGGGACCAGTTCAACATTTGGCGATACGTTTCCAAGGTGGACGAGCCCGTCGTGCGTGCTTACTCGATGGCCAACTACCCTGGTGAAAAGGGCATCATCATGCTCAACATCCGGGTCGCTTCGCCACCACCACGTGCTCCCGAGGGAACACCACCGGGGCAAATGAGCAGTTACATCTTCTCGCTGAAGCCGGGTGACAAGGCAACGATCAGCGGTCCTTACGGTGAGTTCTTCATCAAGGACAGCGAAGCGGAAATGGTTTACATCGGTGGTGGTGCCGGGATGGCTCCGCTGCGAAGTCACATCTTCGAGTTGTTCAAGCGTGAAGAAACCACCCGCAAGGTCAGCTACTGGTACGGCGGTCGGTCGCTGCGTGAGTTGTTCTACATCGAACACTTCCGTGAGATCGAAGAGAAGTTCCCGAACTTCAAGTTCAACATCGCTTTGTCCGAGCCTGCCCCCGAAGACAACTGGGAAGGCTACGTCGGATTCATTCACCAAGTGTTGTTGGATAACTACCTGAAGTCTCACCCGGCTCCCGAAGACATCGAATACTACATCTGTGGCCCACCCATGATGAACGCAGCGGTCTTCCGCATGCTGGATGACTTGGGCGTGGAACCAGAAAACATCGCCTACGACGACTTCGGCGGCTGA
- a CDS encoding TolC family protein, which yields MNRSLLRYTAYVQLALAILFACGCAPTQPFFLGETPDLEYYLQSATQIEYPDVDVASLPDTTQTLRPLTIGNHDYQFWNLPLEEAVSIALANAKFFVTTSGIAEARQNVADQFISGTADQFGSIYDVAIQQSTTQSVPLTVDSSGNRTLPRGVLRANQVGGVEDALAEFDAQASGFMSYSNTDRPNNSPVAATEADDFTLQQAISKRLATGGVATLRNQMVYGSNNLREIAPNLRTVDSDYTVSIEAQVQQPLMRNRGTLINRIPVVLASLNADVSIAEYEIQLRNLVRDVEVAYWDLYVSYRNVATSIIGRNSAIATAQFARLALENGTGTRQELAQAVEQYYQFRGALESSIAGSNLPGADRQGVYGAERRLRELLGISPTDGRLIRPIDEPSIARLEYDWNESVAQALYLSPELRQTKTRIKQQDLELISAKNQILPEVNLSLLYRWVGVGDHLGPPSGSSVAPVLPGSSALDTLTTGNFQEGAIRLEVTPAAFGARRELARIRNAKLRLARERANLQEKERLLVSRLSDSVAKVATHYQLVQTNAQRWQAAEQEVEARLAEFKNGRSPVNVVLQSQQRRAQAQIDYYRALAEYNKSLNYVDYLKGTMLANNNIVLREGPWNKKAYWDALERARERSAGHELQYGVTRPGVVRTGPLRDAASAAAIIGSGTATHGETIVPDGVMLNDPLGLNLDPYRSPVEINDQPLSEMGDRPADLLNPIDGSNIQAMPTPAPSIQSIPTPPSVMLNQSTQSNPAKWQTSEKVKAVSYSDSAPIEYAPQPVRRKAIPQ from the coding sequence ATGAATCGCTCGCTGCTACGCTACACCGCTTACGTTCAACTCGCACTTGCGATCTTGTTTGCCTGTGGTTGCGCACCAACACAACCGTTTTTCTTGGGCGAAACGCCTGATCTGGAGTACTACCTCCAATCAGCGACGCAAATTGAATATCCGGATGTTGATGTCGCAAGCCTGCCAGACACGACGCAGACACTGCGGCCGTTGACGATCGGTAATCACGACTACCAATTCTGGAATCTTCCCCTGGAAGAAGCCGTGTCGATTGCTTTGGCCAATGCCAAGTTCTTCGTCACGACCAGCGGGATTGCGGAAGCTCGTCAAAATGTAGCCGACCAATTCATCAGCGGCACCGCCGATCAATTCGGCAGCATCTACGACGTTGCCATTCAGCAATCGACCACCCAGTCGGTCCCACTCACCGTCGACAGCAGCGGCAACCGCACACTGCCCCGCGGCGTGTTGCGAGCCAATCAAGTTGGTGGCGTGGAAGACGCGTTGGCTGAATTCGACGCTCAAGCCAGTGGCTTCATGAGCTACAGCAATACCGATCGCCCCAACAACAGCCCCGTCGCCGCAACCGAAGCAGACGACTTCACACTGCAACAAGCCATCAGCAAGCGACTCGCAACCGGTGGTGTCGCCACCCTGCGTAACCAAATGGTCTACGGCAGCAACAACCTGCGTGAAATTGCACCCAACTTGCGAACCGTCGACAGCGACTACACCGTGTCGATCGAAGCTCAAGTGCAACAGCCTTTGATGCGAAACCGTGGCACGCTGATCAATCGCATTCCGGTTGTCTTGGCTAGCCTGAACGCCGACGTTTCGATCGCTGAATACGAAATCCAACTACGTAACTTGGTCCGTGACGTCGAAGTCGCTTACTGGGACCTGTACGTTTCCTATCGCAACGTGGCCACTTCGATCATCGGTCGTAACAGTGCCATCGCAACGGCTCAGTTCGCTCGCTTGGCTTTGGAAAACGGTACCGGCACACGCCAAGAACTGGCTCAAGCAGTGGAACAGTACTACCAGTTCCGCGGTGCACTCGAATCATCGATCGCTGGATCGAACTTGCCGGGTGCGGATCGCCAAGGAGTCTACGGAGCCGAACGACGGTTGCGTGAACTGCTGGGCATCTCGCCTACCGACGGACGGTTGATTCGTCCAATCGACGAGCCCTCGATCGCTCGCTTGGAATACGACTGGAACGAATCCGTCGCTCAAGCGTTGTACCTGTCACCGGAACTGCGTCAAACGAAGACCCGCATCAAACAACAAGACCTCGAACTGATTTCGGCCAAGAACCAAATCCTGCCTGAAGTGAACCTGTCCTTGCTGTACCGCTGGGTCGGCGTGGGCGATCACTTGGGGCCGCCTTCGGGAAGCAGTGTCGCTCCGGTTTTGCCAGGCAGCAGTGCTTTGGATACCCTGACCACTGGCAACTTCCAAGAAGGAGCGATCCGCCTGGAAGTCACTCCAGCCGCCTTCGGTGCCCGTCGTGAACTGGCTCGAATTCGGAACGCCAAACTGCGACTCGCTCGAGAACGTGCCAACCTACAAGAAAAAGAACGCCTGCTCGTCAGCCGCCTGTCCGACTCCGTCGCCAAGGTCGCCACGCACTACCAACTCGTGCAAACCAACGCCCAACGTTGGCAAGCCGCCGAACAAGAAGTGGAAGCTCGTCTGGCTGAATTCAAGAACGGTCGTAGCCCGGTCAACGTGGTGCTGCAAAGCCAGCAACGACGTGCTCAAGCACAAATCGATTACTACCGAGCCTTGGCTGAATACAACAAGTCACTCAACTACGTCGACTACCTCAAGGGCACCATGCTCGCGAACAACAATATTGTCTTGCGAGAAGGACCTTGGAACAAGAAAGCTTACTGGGATGCACTGGAACGAGCTCGTGAACGCAGTGCTGGACACGAACTGCAATACGGGGTCACTCGCCCCGGCGTGGTTCGCACCGGACCGCTCCGCGATGCAGCTTCGGCCGCCGCCATCATCGGCAGTGGCACCGCAACGCACGGCGAAACGATCGTACCGGACGGGGTGATGCTAAACGATCCATTGGGACTGAACCTGGATCCTTACCGCAGCCCTGTTGAGATCAACGACCAACCGCTGTCGGAAATGGGCGACCGTCCCGCTGACTTGCTTAACCCCATCGACGGTTCCAACATCCAAGCGATGCCAACACCGGCACCTTCGATCCAGTCCATCCCAACACCGCCAAGCGTGATGTTGAATCAATCGACTCAAAGCAATCCAGCGAAGTGGCAAACCAGCGAAAAGGTGAAAGCGGTCAGCTACTCTGATTCGGCTCCAATTGAATACGCACCTCAACCAGTGCGTCGCAAAGCGATCCCACAATAG
- a CDS encoding FAD:protein FMN transferase yields the protein MTENRMTRRGLCLVAFFVLTCLLPPFVHATGDSGPDFATFQGATMGTTYTVKVSDPPSSDAALDKRWFERTAASIDRELRSVNDQMSTYLKSSELSQFNNSDSTDWFPVSDATAEVVLLALEIGEKSGGLFDVTVGPLVDRWSFGPGERQHDVPDEAELASIQKRTGQRHLHARLDPPAIKKDIADLRVDLSAIAKGHGVDRLVRLLNEAGLPNVFVEVGGEVRVTGTKRTPAGRQSWKVGIQKPDARVNQLALAHPMQDAAMATSGDYRNYFEVDGKRYSHTLNPTTGKPIEHSLASVTVIAESCAKADGWATALNVAGLEPAMQLAKDQGLDTLLIHRINNPHGEDMIAFKVNGTGTMAEIAERMNASSVFAQASMSTSEGSFAERMMPILILTAAGFGAVLLAMAVGVIFGRKAISGSCGGLNATTDADGTTRCSMCSTPSDGCKELRDKMAESEKLNA from the coding sequence ATGACTGAAAATCGCATGACGCGACGTGGTTTGTGCCTCGTCGCGTTTTTCGTTCTGACTTGCTTGCTGCCGCCATTTGTCCACGCGACAGGTGACAGCGGTCCCGACTTCGCAACCTTCCAGGGTGCGACGATGGGCACGACTTACACGGTGAAGGTCTCCGACCCACCTAGCTCGGACGCGGCGCTCGATAAGAGATGGTTCGAGCGGACTGCCGCGTCGATCGATCGTGAACTGCGTAGCGTCAACGATCAGATGTCGACTTATTTGAAGTCCAGCGAACTGAGCCAGTTCAACAATTCAGATTCAACGGATTGGTTTCCTGTTAGCGATGCGACAGCGGAAGTCGTGTTGCTGGCTCTTGAGATTGGTGAGAAATCGGGAGGGCTGTTTGATGTCACAGTCGGCCCCTTGGTGGACCGCTGGAGCTTCGGCCCGGGCGAACGTCAACACGATGTGCCAGACGAAGCGGAGCTTGCAAGCATTCAGAAACGGACTGGCCAGCGGCACTTGCACGCGAGGCTCGACCCGCCGGCGATCAAGAAGGACATCGCGGACCTGCGTGTTGATCTTTCGGCGATTGCGAAGGGGCATGGTGTCGACCGACTGGTACGATTGCTGAACGAGGCCGGTCTGCCCAACGTATTTGTGGAGGTGGGCGGCGAGGTGCGTGTCACGGGTACCAAACGCACTCCGGCGGGGCGGCAATCGTGGAAGGTGGGAATTCAAAAGCCGGACGCCCGAGTGAACCAACTGGCGCTCGCGCATCCGATGCAGGACGCGGCGATGGCGACGTCGGGCGATTACCGCAACTATTTCGAAGTCGACGGCAAGCGATATTCGCACACGCTGAATCCAACCACGGGCAAACCGATCGAGCACTCCCTGGCGTCGGTAACCGTGATCGCCGAATCATGTGCGAAGGCGGATGGCTGGGCAACTGCACTCAATGTCGCGGGGCTGGAACCCGCAATGCAACTGGCCAAAGACCAGGGACTCGATACCCTTTTGATTCATCGAATCAACAACCCCCACGGTGAAGATATGATTGCTTTCAAGGTAAACGGCACAGGTACAATGGCTGAGATCGCCGAGCGAATGAACGCTTCCAGCGTTTTTGCTCAGGCCAGTATGTCGACTTCCGAGGGTTCGTTCGCTGAGCGAATGATGCCGATTCTGATTCTGACCGCGGCCGGGTTCGGTGCGGTCTTGCTGGCGATGGCGGTGGGTGTGATCTTTGGACGGAAGGCGATTAGCGGAAGCTGCGGGGGGCTGAATGCGACAACGGATGCGGATGGAACGACTCGCTGTTCGATGTGCAGCACCCCATCGGATGGCTGCAAAGAACTGCGAGACAAGATGGCCGAGAGTGAGAAGCTGAACGCGTAG
- a CDS encoding Na(+)-translocating NADH-quinone reductase subunit C gives MPSKDSVMGTIVVAVVLCIVCSLAVSAAAVALRPIQAANQRLDQQKNILDAAGLPINEFGKPASSLSPESIEELYGWVSEKMVDLDTGEYNTEVDPEKYDLVEATQNPDTSIKITSPEIDPGEEARPKTMKVYFVRRPGQDEIRQVVLPIFGKGLWGTLYGYLALKSDLKTIQGITFYQHAETPGLGGEVDNPNWKAQWEGLKLYNDQGEPAAMVAKGPAPDLDPYAVDGLSGATITSRGVTNLVQYWASDDGYGPFLSKLAGEMAGDSADSNNTTGE, from the coding sequence ATGCCGTCTAAAGATTCCGTAATGGGAACCATCGTGGTCGCGGTGGTTCTGTGTATCGTTTGCTCGCTCGCGGTGAGTGCCGCGGCTGTCGCGTTACGCCCCATCCAAGCGGCCAACCAGCGTCTCGATCAACAGAAGAACATCCTGGATGCGGCTGGGTTGCCAATCAACGAATTTGGCAAACCTGCATCTAGCCTGTCTCCTGAAAGCATCGAAGAACTCTACGGCTGGGTCAGCGAAAAAATGGTTGACCTGGATACCGGTGAGTACAACACCGAAGTCGATCCAGAAAAATACGACTTGGTGGAAGCGACTCAGAACCCCGACACCAGTATCAAGATCACCAGTCCGGAGATCGATCCGGGTGAAGAGGCTCGTCCCAAGACGATGAAGGTCTACTTCGTTCGTCGGCCAGGCCAAGACGAAATCCGTCAGGTTGTCCTTCCCATTTTCGGAAAAGGTTTGTGGGGAACACTCTACGGCTACTTGGCACTGAAGAGTGACCTGAAAACGATTCAAGGAATCACGTTCTATCAACACGCCGAAACACCCGGCCTGGGTGGCGAGGTGGACAACCCCAACTGGAAAGCCCAGTGGGAAGGGTTGAAGCTTTACAACGACCAAGGCGAACCGGCAGCGATGGTTGCCAAGGGGCCTGCTCCGGACTTAGATCCTTACGCTGTAGATGGACTTTCCGGTGCGACGATTACTAGCCGTGGTGTCACCAACCTTGTTCAGTACTGGGCTTCGGACGACGGCTACGGCCCGTTCTTAAGCAAGCTTGCTGGCGAGATGGCCGGTGATTCAGCTGACTCAAACAACACGACGGGAGAATAA